One region of Candidatus Uhrbacteria bacterium CG10_big_fil_rev_8_21_14_0_10_50_16 genomic DNA includes:
- a CDS encoding diacylglycerol kinase — MTRRSSFLSSIRHALRGVYVVFKDEKNFRVQAFFAVLILCAATLLHVRVWEYVLLLLLSSAVLILELFNSVIERIADGLKPRLQPIVRDIKDLMAGAVLLTAITAVIVGVIIFLPYFVELLQA, encoded by the coding sequence ATGACTCGACGATCCTCCTTTTTATCTAGTATTCGACATGCGCTTCGAGGAGTCTATGTTGTGTTCAAAGACGAGAAAAATTTTCGTGTTCAAGCATTTTTTGCTGTTCTCATTTTGTGTGCAGCCACATTGTTGCATGTTCGTGTATGGGAATACGTGCTGCTATTGTTGCTCTCTTCGGCCGTTCTTATCCTCGAGTTGTTTAATAGTGTGATCGAGCGCATTGCGGATGGCCTCAAGCCACGGCTGCAGCCTATTGTGCGCGATATTAAGGATCTTATGGCAGGAGCAGTCCTTTTGACGGCTATTACAGCGGTGATTGTGGGAGTGATTATCTTCCTTCCATATTTTGTGGAATTGTTACAAGCTTGA
- the ybeY gene encoding rRNA maturation RNase YbeY → MITFAINYGGLKGGQRLPEDRIKRLLRATQRLSHVEGRQEISIAFVTAHAMKRLNEAYYGGHGVTDVLAFPSEGIEEARGYLGEILIYYPRAEKQAKEHGTTARAEVELLLVHGLLHLLGYNHETVQKKDVMFRLQDRILAASH, encoded by the coding sequence ATGATCACATTTGCTATCAACTACGGAGGTCTCAAAGGAGGACAGCGCCTGCCTGAGGATCGCATTAAGCGGTTACTCCGCGCAACGCAACGACTGAGTCATGTGGAAGGGAGACAGGAGATCTCAATCGCCTTTGTGACGGCGCATGCCATGAAGCGGCTTAATGAGGCTTATTATGGAGGGCACGGGGTGACGGATGTACTCGCGTTTCCCTCGGAGGGGATCGAGGAGGCTCGAGGCTACTTAGGTGAGATCCTCATCTATTATCCACGTGCAGAGAAGCAAGCGAAGGAGCACGGGACTACGGCTCGTGCCGAAGTTGAGCTGCTGCTTGTACACGGTCTCTTACACCTCCTTGGTTATAATCATGAGACAGTTCAAAAGAAAGATGTGATGTTTAGACTGCAGGACAGAATATTAGCCGCTTCTCACTAA